In Bombina bombina isolate aBomBom1 chromosome 6, aBomBom1.pri, whole genome shotgun sequence, a single genomic region encodes these proteins:
- the LOC128662764 gene encoding uncharacterized protein LOC128662764 produces MCTDDESGEEAAQQLQAPPSPRYESGGDDWPPQGDMEDIPLSPSSEEAPTAEEIPVAAPPAPAAPPAPTAPPAPTAPPAPTAHRAPAAPQEEIAEVQILRDFQEEMHASRRENVESRIQLTEAINAIR; encoded by the exons ATGTGCACTGATGATG agtctggggaggaggcagcacagcaactacaggctcctccttcacccaggtatgagagtggtggagatgactggccacctcagggagacatggaagacatccctctatccccATCCTCTGAAGAAGctcccactgcagaagagattcctgtagcagcccctcctgcaccagcagcccctcctgcaccaacagcccctcctgcaccaacagcccctcctgcaccaacagcccaccgtgcaccagcagcccctcaggaggagatagcagaggttcagatattaagagattttcaggaagagatgcatgcctcccggagggaaaatgtggaaagcagaatccagctgacagAAGCAATTAATGCCATTCGATAA